A DNA window from Aythya fuligula isolate bAytFul2 chromosome 4, bAytFul2.pri, whole genome shotgun sequence contains the following coding sequences:
- the NUDT9 gene encoding ADP-ribose pyrophosphatase, mitochondrial has translation MLPGLGLQRALALLGLAAALPPHSNLSAAHWSHLHPANMLSSCKFDRWYHSKALTSPYPGSRVERSRVPEDKVGWLTQWEDYNPVEYTAAAVLAGPKWADPQINDKNFSPKFNERDGEVERTSRNGLYVVENGRPRNPAGRTGLTGRGLLGRWGPNHAADPVVTRWKRDGSGNKIAHPVTGKNILQFVAIKRRDCGEWAIPGGMVDPGEKISATLKREFGEEALNSLQKSPEEKASLEKQLRRLFSQEHFVVYRGYVDDPRNTDNAWMETEAVNYHDETGETMDNLPLEAGDDAGMVKWVDISEKLKLYANHSYFIKLVTEKRGAHWGEDPGPECRD, from the exons ATGCTGCCGGGTTTGGGCCTGCAGCGGGCTCTCGCCCTGCTGGGGCTCGCTGCAGCGCTGCCCCCGCACAG taacTTGTCTGCAGCCCACTGGTCCCATCTCCACCCTGCTAACATGCTCAGCAGTTGCAAGTTTGACAGGTGGTACCACAGCAAAGCCCTCACCTCCCCGTATCCCGGATCGCGTGTTGAGCGTAGCCGAGTTCCCGAAGACAAAGTGGGCTGGCTGACCCAGTGGGAAGATTATAATCCTGTGGAGTACACCGCAGCGGCTGTTTTGGCAGGACCCAAGTGGGCAGATCCTCAGATCAA tgATAAAAATTTTTCTCCCAAATTTAATGAGAGAGATGGAGAAGTGGAGAGGACAAGTCGGAATGGCTTGTATGTGGTTGAAAATGGGAGGCCCCG GAATCCTGCGGGAAGGACTGGTCTCACAGGCAGAGGACTATTAGGGCGCTGGGGGCCAAACCACGCCGCCGATCCCGTTGTGACTAG GTGGAAGAGGGATGGAAGTGGCAATAAGATCGCTCACCCAGTTACTGGCAAAAACATCTTGCAGTTCGTAGCTATCAAGAGGAGAGACTGTGGGGAGTGGGCCATCCCGGGG GGGATGGTGGACCCAGGGGAGAAGATCAGTGCTACTCTGAAGCGAGAATTTGGGGAAGAGGCCTTGAACTCCTTGCAGAAATCTCCTGAGGAAAAAGCAAGCTTGGAAAAGCAACTGCGGAGGCTGTTCAGCCAGGAGCACTTTGTG GTGTACAGAGGATATGTGGATGACCCTCGTAACACCGACAACGCATGGATGGAGACGGAGGCTGTTAACTATCACGATGAAACAG GTGAGACAATGGATAACTTGCCTCTGGAAGCAGGTGATGACGCTGGGATGGTGAAGTGGGTTGACATCAGTGAGAAGCTCAAGCTGTATGCCAACCATAGCTACTTCATTAAGCTTGTGACTGAGAAACGGGGAGCCCACTGGGGAGAGGATCCTGGTCCTGAGTGCCGTGATTGA
- the LOC116488612 gene encoding estradiol 17-beta-dehydrogenase 11-like, with protein MGAVGAVRELALFLGTLLYAYAEAAVRLLLPARRKAVGGELVLLTGAGRGLGRATAREFARRQSRLVLWDVDTHSLKETAAECERLGATVHTFVVDCSKREEIYSAAEKVKKDIGDVSILVNNAGVITAADLLSTQDHQIEKMFEVNILAHIWTTRAFLPTMMDNNRGHIVTVASAAGHFVTSFMVAYCSSKFAAVGFHKALTEELSTLGKNGIKTTCVCPVFMNTGFVKNPRTRLGRILEVDEVVKEMMEGILTNKKMVFVPPQLSIALLTDMLLPERVSRFLKKLTDVKFDAIVGHWSKQ; from the exons ATGGGGGCGGTGGGAGCGGTGCGGGAGCTGGCGCTGTTCCTGGGCACGCTGCTCTATGCCTACGCCGAGGCGGCGgtgcggctgctgctgcccgcccGCAGGAAGGCCGTCGGCggggagctggtgctgctgacGGGGGCCGGCCGCGGGCTGGGCAGGGCCACGGCCCGCGAGTTCGCCCGGCGCCAGAGCCGCCTGGTGCTGTGGGACGTGGACACG CACAGCCTCAAGGAGACGGCTGCGGAGTGCGAGAGGCTGGGAGCCACCGTGCACACCTTCGTGGTGGACTGCAGCAAGAGGGAGGAAATCTACAGCGCTGCGGAGAAG GTGAAGAAGGACATTGGCGATGTCTCCATCCTGGTGAACAATGCTGGTGTGATCACGGCTGCCGACCTGCTCTCGACCCAGGACCACCAGATTGAGAAAATGTTTGAGGTCAACATTCTCGCCCACATCTGG ACAACCAGAGCTTTTCTGCCAACAATGATGGACAACAATCGCGGTCACATTGTTACGGTGGCTTCTGCAGCAGGTCATTTTGTTACCTCTTTCATGGTAGCTTACTG ttcAAGCAAGTTTGCTGCTGTTGGATTTCATAAAGCTCTAACCGAGGAACTATCAACCCTGGGAAAGAatggaataaaaacaacatgTGTCTGCCCAGTTTTTATGAACACTGGATTTGTCAAAAACCCCCGTACAAG gCTTGGAAGGATTTTGGAAGTTGATGAAGTTGTGAAAGAAATGATGGAAGGAATACTGACTAACAAGAAAATGGTTTTTGTTCCACCACAGCTGAGCATTGCTTTACTTACTGACAT GTTGCTTCCAGAACGTGTCTCAAGATTTCTGAAAAAGCTGACAGATGTTAAGTTTGATGCAATTGTTGGACACTGGAGCAAACAGTGA